The window AACCAAACGACCGGCTTGCCCGTAAAACCGGCAGGCCGTCTGAAGCCCCCTCTTTTCAGACGGCCTGTTTGACCTTATATACATAAACAACCCATCTAAAACACAACCTCCGCCCAACGCAGAATTATCAGGAAACCGCTCATGATCGGCATTCTCATCATCACCCACGAAGCCATCGGCGACGCTTACCGCGGCCTTGCCCAGCACTTTTTTCCGGGCGACGCGCCCGCCAACGTTAAAATTCTCGGCGTAACCCAAGAGCAGCAGCACGAAGAAATCATCGGCCGCACCCAAACACTGATTCAAGAGCTCAACTGCCACGACGGCGTATTGGTGATGACCGACATCTTCGGCGCCACCCCCTGCAATGCCGCGCGCAAACTCGTGCGCGAAGGCCGGGTGGCCATGCTCACCGGCCTGAATGCGCCGATGATGGTCAAAGCCATCCAATACTCACCCGCCGCCGCCGACCTTACCGCCTTTACCCAAAGCGTCAAAGCCGCCGCCATCAACGGCATTCTCGACATCACCACCCCCCCCGACGAAAGCTGCTGAACATGCTCAAACAAGAAATCGAAATCATCAACAAGCTCGGCCTGCACGCGCGCGCATCGAGCAAATTCACCCAAACCGCCTCACAATTTCAAAGCGAAGTATGGGTTATCCGCAAAGATCGGCGCGTTAACGGCAAAAGCATCATGGGGCTGATGATGCTGGCCGCCGCCAAAGGCAGCATCATCGAGCTGGAAACCGACGGCCCTGATGAAGCCGCCGCCATGCAGGCGCTGACAGATTTGATTAACGGCTATTTCGGCGAAGGCGAATAACCATGAGCATCGTGTTACACGGCGTTACCGCCGGCAAAGGCATCGCCATCGGGCGGGCGCACCTGATATTGCGCGGCATGACCGAAGTGCCGCAATACAACATCCTTGCCGAAGAGCTGGCCGCCGAAACAACACGCTTTGAAACCGCCATCAAGGCCACCCGCAAAGAGCTGGAGCAGCTCCGCAGCGCCATTCCCGAAAACGCCCCCACCGAATTGGGCGCCTTCATCTCACTGCACCTGATGCTGCTCACCGATGCCACCCTTTCGCGCGAACCCGCCGACATCATCCAAGAGCAGCAAATCAACGCCGAATGGGCGCTCAAACAGCAAACCGACAAACTGGCGCAACAGTTCGACGAAATCGACGATGCCTACCTGCGCGAGCGCAAACAAGACATGCTGCAAGTGGTCGAACGCATCCACAATAACTTAATCGGCCAAAGCAACGAGCTCAACCTCGAAACCGACCTGCCCGACGACACCATCTTAATCGCCCACGACATTTCCCCCGCCGATACCGTTCATTTCAAAGCACAGCGCATCGCCGGGTTTGTTACCGATGCCGGCGGTCCCACCAGCCACACCGCCATTCTCGGCCGCAGCCTCGACATTCCCTCCGTTATCGGTCTGCACAATGCCCGCAACCTGATTCGGGAAGAAGAATGGGTGATTGTCGACGGCATCAACGGCGTGCTGATCATCAACCCCGACGATTTAGTGCTGGCCGAATACCGCC of the Uruburuella testudinis genome contains:
- a CDS encoding PTS sugar transporter subunit IIA; its protein translation is MIGILIITHEAIGDAYRGLAQHFFPGDAPANVKILGVTQEQQHEEIIGRTQTLIQELNCHDGVLVMTDIFGATPCNAARKLVREGRVAMLTGLNAPMMVKAIQYSPAAADLTAFTQSVKAAAINGILDITTPPDESC
- a CDS encoding HPr family phosphocarrier protein, whose protein sequence is MLKQEIEIINKLGLHARASSKFTQTASQFQSEVWVIRKDRRVNGKSIMGLMMLAAAKGSIIELETDGPDEAAAMQALTDLINGYFGEGE